The following DNA comes from Cryobacterium psychrophilum.
TTCGTTGAGGTGATCGAATCCCGCATCTGCGGCACGAGACGGCGGGGCGCGTCCAGGTCATCCACCTGCAGCATCGAATCGACGAAGTACACGAGCGGATGCGCGCAGAGTTCGGCCACGTTCTGCGGGATGCCGTTCTCGGCCAGGTAGCTGCGCGAGGCGTACATGCCGAGCATGTAGTAACCCAGCTGAAAGGCCTCGGTCCGGTGAACCTGCGGCTCACCGACGACCACCTCGATGTCGAGGCCGGAGCGTTGTTGCAGGGCGCGGCGGGTCACAGTGACGATCTCGACCCGCAGCTTCGGATTTCTGCGCTGCAGGTTGGCGACGGCCGGTGCGGCAATGTAGGCGCTGAAGCCGTCCGTTGCGGAGAGCCGCACGACGCCCGAGAGCTGCGGCGTCGCTCCGAGCGGGGCGGCGAGAAGGGCGACGGCCGCTTCCACGTTTTCGGCCGCTTCCACGGCGCGGGTGCCGAGGGTGGTGAGTTCCCAGCCGCCCACGGTTTTGGAGAGCAACCGGCCGTCGAGGACCTTCTCGAGGGCTGTGATGCGCCGGGAGATCGTGGTGTGGTTGAGGCCCAGGCTTTCGGCGGCGAGGGTGTACCGACCCGTGCGCGCGACAGCGAGCAGAACGAGCAGGTCATCGGGATTCGGGGGCGTTTGTGACGCGGACAGGAATGTCATATCTGCAATTATGCACACAGCGTGTGTCGAAGTGGTTCTTGTTGCACGCCGAGGTGACAGGAATACTCGGTGGAGGCGTCTGCTTCATGCACGCGCGCCACCATTCATACTGTGCCGGCCCTGGGCCGGTCAATCGCGTGTCAGAGACGACACTGAAGGAGACTGACATGAGCGTCAACCAGCAAGTCGGGGGCGCGAAACCCAGCGCAGGAACCAAGGGGAACGGTGACGTAACCGAAACCTCCGGGCTCAAGAAGATTGTGGCCGCCTCGATGGTGGGAACCGTCGTGGAATGGTACGAATTCTTCCTGTACGCCACGGCCGCGAGCCTTGTCTTCGGCAAGGTCTTCTTCCCGAACGCCGGCAGCGAGCTGGACGGCATCCTCGCCGCCTTCCTGACCTACGCGGTGGGCTTCATCGCCCGGCCACTGGGTGGCATCGTGTTCGGCCAGATCGGCGACAGGCTGGGCCGCAAGCACACGCTGCAGCTCACGATCGTCCTCGTCGGCGTCGCGACCTTCCTGATGGGTTGTCTGCCGGGCTTCGACAGCATCGGCTACTGGGCTCCCGCGCTCCTCATCGCCCTGCGCTTCATCCAGGGCTTCGCCGTTGGTGGCGAGTGGGGCGGCGCCGTGCTGCTCGTCGCCGAGCACAGCCCCAACAAGTCCCGAGGTTTCTGGTCCAGCTGGCCTCAGGCCGCGGTTCCGGTCGGTAACCTCCTCGCGACCCTCGTGTTGCTGGCCAGCTCCGCGCTCCTGACCCCTGAAGCGTTCCTCAGCTGG
Coding sequences within:
- a CDS encoding LysR family transcriptional regulator, which produces MTFLSASQTPPNPDDLLVLLAVARTGRYTLAAESLGLNHTTISRRITALEKVLDGRLLSKTVGGWELTTLGTRAVEAAENVEAAVALLAAPLGATPQLSGVVRLSATDGFSAYIAAPAVANLQRRNPKLRVEIVTVTRRALQQRSGLDIEVVVGEPQVHRTEAFQLGYYMLGMYASRSYLAENGIPQNVAELCAHPLVYFVDSMLQVDDLDAPRRLVPQMRDSITSTNVFVHVEATRAGAGIGFLPCFMADQHNDLVRLLPNDFKEQLPYWMVLRPDSLRQPAVAAVVNALRAQTAAYAHVLMGRSVAQ